A region of the Salvelinus namaycush isolate Seneca chromosome 13, SaNama_1.0, whole genome shotgun sequence genome:
CAAAATGTTCTTTGAAATTCTTATGAATTTGCTTTCACAGTCAAAACAGCAATAGCCGTTGTAATGCCCGTACTTGGTTCTATTCAACAGTTTGCAAAGGTGAAGGAAAGCCTCAGGCGTAAAGTGCTGGAGTTGTTGGCACACATAAAGGTAAGGTGAATTAAATACATGGTTTGTCTACTGCTTTGACAAAGAGAAAGATGTTTTCACCTTTGATGAGTCTAAATTAATCATCAGAGAACGTGCTTCTGAACTGAGCAGGGTAGTTCAGGTACGTCCCTCTGTGTAGTGAAAAGAACGTATGTGACCTTATCTTACATGGTCATGAGTCATAATCAGTTGTCCTGTACCAGTCCTCACAGATCAGAAACATCTCCCTTCTGACCAGACTGACTGAGGAAGGATCTTGTCAAGAGGAGCGTCAAGACTTCATACTGCAGTGGGCTGAGGAACTGAACCACTCACCACAGACTGGACAGGTAAATACACCATGGGGCAGTCACCACAGACTGGCCAGGTAAATGCACCATGGGGCAGTCACCACAGACTGGCCAGGTAAATGCACCATGGGGCAGTCACCACAGACTGGACAGGTAAATACACCATGGGGCAGTCACCACAGACTGGACAGGTACACACCACGGGGAAGTCACCACAGACTGGCCAGGTAAATGCACCATGGGGCAGTCACCACAGACTGGACAGGTAAATACACCACGGGGCAGTCACCACAGACTGGACAGGTAAATACACCACGGGGCAGTCACCACAGACTGGACAGGTAAATACACCATGGTGCAGTCACCACAGACTGGCCAGGTAAATGCACCATGGGGCAGTCACCACAGACTGGACAGGTAAATACACCATGGGGCAGTCACCACAGACTGGACAGGTACATACACCAGGGGGCAGTCACCGCAGACTGGACAGGTAAATACACCATGGTGCAGTCACCACAGACTGGACAGGTAAATACACCATGGGGCAGTCACCACAGACTGGACAGGTACACACCACGGGGAAGTCACCACAGACTGGACAGGTAAATACACAATGGGGCAGTCACCACAGACTGGACAGGTAAATACACCACGGGGCAGTCACCACAGACTGGACAGGTACATACACCATGGGGCAGTCACCACAGACTGGACAGGTACATACACCACGGGGCAGTCACCACAGACTGGACAGGTAAATACACCACGGGGCAGTCACCACAGACTGTACAGGTACATACACCACGGGGCAGTCACCACAGACTGGACAGGTAAATACACCATGGGGCAATTAAAACggacacaaaatacattttagtcCTAGACTAAAAATAATATTCCATGGAGATCCAGGATTTAAATGAATCTGTATCCGGGGAAACCGCCCAGCTAAACCTGGAACCGGTTTTAATACAACAGTCATACTGTACACAGCACACATCATGTGCAAACAGTGTTGACAGTCAGTTGCTCTTGAGGAAGTAACACGTGATTTACTGTTGGGAAATGCAAACAGAGAGTATTGTAATAAATCACCTGACCTGTTGTTTACTAGATACCAGCTGGGAAATTCACAAGAAACAGAATGTGAGGAAACTCGAGATCAACAGGGACCAGACATGTTTCATGTCTCTATGAGTGACATTTATATGAAGTTGAACTGTAGATTAACCAGGCTGTTGATTTTACAGGGCTCCATTGTTGAACTGTAGAATAACATGGCTGTTGTTTTACAGGGCTCCATTGTTGAACTGTAGAATAACATGGCTATTGATTTACAGGGCTCCATTGTTGAACTATAGAATAACATGGCTGTTGATTTACAGGGCTCCATTGTTGAACTATAGAATAACATGGCGATTGTTTTACAGGGCTCCATTGTTGAACTATAGAATAACATGGCTATTGATTTACAGGGCTCCATTGTTGAACTGTATAATAACATGGCGATTGTTTTACAGGGCTCCATTGTTGAACTGTAGAATAACATGGCTGTTGATTTACAGGGCTCCATTGTTGAACTGTAGATTAACCAGGCTATTGATTTACAGGGCTCCATTGTTGAACTGTAGAATAACATGGCTATTGATTTACAGGGCTCCATTGTTGAACTGTAGAATAACATGGCTGTTGATTTACAGGGCTCCATTGTTGAACTGTATAATAACATGGCGATTGTTTTACAGGGCTCCATTGTTGAACTATAGAATAACATGGCTGTTGATTTACAGGGCTCCATTGTTGAACTGTAGATTAACATGGCTGTTGATTTTACAGGGCTCTATTGTTGAACTGTAGAATAACATGGCTGTTGATTTTACAGGGCTCCATTGTTGAACTGTAGATTAACCAGGCTGTTGATTTACAGGACTCCATTGTTGAACTATAGAATAACATGGCTGTTGATTTTACAGGTCTCTATTGCAAAGCAGTGGTTCAGAAGCAGAGGTTAGTGTCTGCTACCATTGTGTGTTATTATAGAAGTCAACATATACATTGTATTAATCAGTTAATTTATctaatatgttttgtttttctcttAATATTTTTCCCTtagtgactctgaatcacattccTGACTCGGGTACGTCAAATTCCAAAGTTAAcgtctgttttttttaaataaacatacTTTTTGTAGTTGTTCATTGCTAACATGATTCTAAATGTCTTGTATGTTTCATTAGTTTGGAAATGGATTTCGAAAGCATCAGGTTGGTATGGTTCATTGCCAACGCAAATATTTATTCAAACGAGTTAATAACATGCAGAAACTAGTTTCAGTGTTCTAGTATGAACAGAAACTTAATTGGTTGCCTGTGTATCTAGGATGATATAACTAGGAAGTTATTTTTATTACCATCATAAAAATCTTGTCACAAACAGTAAGGTTTCTCCTGCTACTATCTTTCTAATTTCTAACTTCATTTGATTTATCTCCTTACAGCTAAGATCACACGGGATTAAAAAACAGCCAACCCAAGTCTCCTATTGTCCCCTGACAGGAAAAGAGTGAAAAtgacactacagttgaggaacaatgggaaagtaattttgctttgaaagttgatcaacttgtaaactaaTTTTTGAGAAAATGGCGTTTGAATGTTAtggtactactactggagagctcttctttgtctacacccattcagtgTCTTTCTTAATAAGCTTTATCcgcacccatctctttaagggttgatccaagcgttctgtactaacaacagcagtcaagcacccaagctaacttgctagctacttccagacatctaagtgAGAGAACATCTCACTGAATATTATAGGCCCAagaagagctggttaggctgttatgttatccagagcgttggtgactgcaactgtgctgtcaaattgtccgttcgtaaattcagagcgtttcgcacAGTGGACTCTATGGTCAATGAGTTTACTGAAGTTTACTGACATCCAGCCATGTTCAACGGGTattgagcgtttgtaaattcatcaattattctgcgctctctggcacactcagacgagagtgctctgaaatcggagtagagggccagactgaatttacgaacgcacccgaaatggttacttgcatagtggagtcttttgttaagacatgtagctagctagctaaacaatgaaccatgatcccaactcatgacgttactaccctgcatgaatctgcaggtagctaacctaccaggttgtaacgatgtgcgctgggagtcaggaagcaagttcagggattgagtgttttaatcaataaacacaacataataccaactaagaaacacgaacaacgcacagaactgacacaggaacagaaacaataatgcctggggaaagaaccaaagggagtgacagatataggggaggtaatcaggaaggtgatggagtccaggtgagtctcatgaggcgcaggtgcgtgtaacgatggtgacaggtgtggccataacgagcagcctggtgacctagaggccggagagggagcacacgtgacacaggttcaatgttagctagctaacattaggctatagctagccaagAAAATGTCTCTTTCTCTCAAAATTAGAAACATTTAACGTCAGATAATGTAGCTAGccagactcttacccgtataatGTTACATCATTCATGGATGCGtctccactgatttcaaaactcagtcctccagaaagtggagagcaacatttTCGCAGTTTTaatacatacaatacattttttttttttatccgcgTTTACGTTCAAactgctctcctgtgaagtagtagcctcatgcagcgcaacacatcgccatcacatagagttgatcaggctgttgattgtggcctgtggaatgttgtccctctcctcttcagtggctgtgcgaagttactggatattggcgggaactgtaaaacgctgtcatacatgtcaatccagagcatcccaaacaggctcaatgccaaaccttcataccataatCGCAACACACAGCCCACATCGTTGTCACCACATTAGCTAGCATCATCATCAACATAGCAACTAGAACTAACAcatcctaggttttgtattgaagtcaatgtatccagaggaggacagaagctagctgtcctctggctacaccatggtgctaccctacagagtgctgttgaggctactgtagaccttcatgtTAAAACAGTGTGTTCTAGTCAGTTATTAGGTGACATGTGAATAATTATTTTAGTATACTTGTATCTAAAAATGACAACTTTTTCACTATTtcaatttttatgaaattcattgAGTgtgatggtcctccccttccttctctgaggagcctcctCTGATGTGAAAACCGGTTTGGTTTGTTCGGGTCATTCCAACTGCAAGTACAGTTCTTGTTTTGacaagctttctctctctccgtcaatGTGAATATGAATTTGCATTTGTAATTCCTTTCAGTTCAGAAAACAATTCCCTACTCTGTCATATTTTACACATAATACATGTCCTTTTGGATACGTGCTTTAGAGAGTAGTTGAGATCGTAGTTTAAATGTAACAACTTCTTGCATTCGATTGTGGACATTCAAGAGTGTCTAATCTTAAAAGAATGTGGATAGCTGCTTTTCAACTCGATCCTCAATCTACAGGCTGGTCTTAGATCCTCAATCTACAGACTGGTCTTAGATCCTCAATCTACAGGCTGGTCTTAGATCCTCAATCTACAGGCTGGTCTTATATCCTCAATCTACAGGCTGGTCTTAGATCATCAATCTACAGGCTGGTCCTAGATATGGAGGAACAGTTCTAGTTTTGTTTTTAGACATCTTTACTTACTGTGagagtgaaataaacaaaagtgtttgtgtgttttgttgcgACTAGgagtggctgggggggggggttaacaaACTGAAAATCAAACTTGTGACACCTCACCATTAAAAGTGATGTATACACCCTATCGGATTATACAACAAGCTATGGTATTGAACACGAATTCAGTTGTTTGGAACAgcgtgcatttttccccatactGGTTTACTTTTCAAATATCAAATATGCCAACAgggtaaataaagtatttcttaAATTCTCCTGTTTTGGTGCTTTCCAAGTCCAACTCTCATAAAACCCAAACTTCCCAACATTTATCTAGCCTACGACTGAAAGAATGAAATGAAAAGAATGTTTGTTGCGCCCTAGGGGGCGGGGAGTGTCGAGTGAAGAGTGTCGAGTTACAGTTGATATCCTGTTTACTGAATATTTCCTCTTCAGTCTCTGTGGGGAGCAGGCTAGGCTACTAACTCTGTACTAGACAGTTCAATTATGTATAAAAGCTTCAGAAACAATGAAAAATTGGACTGCAGGTGAGTCAATTGCTGCAGTAAGACTACAGAGAGGCACATATGGCATGTTGTAGCTGTTTTATAGCTTTCACTGTGTTTTTTCAAATATTCAAAAATgcatattttttattaaatttgATCCAAGCAGTATGATTAAATAATATATGGTTTTTATGTTGTTATTGTTGCTGTTGAAAGTCTATTTTTACCCTGCATTTTTTTTGGAAACAAATGAGATCTGCTGTTAATGGCTTTGTGCTCATTGGTTGTGATGGTCATTTCCAGAAACATTAAAGGACAGCCAGAGCTTTGGAAGTTTTGGCAAATCTGGTGGAAAAGAAACTCATCCATATGATTGTTGTTCACAACCATTTGGGAAGCCTAATCTCAGCCTTTATCAGGTAAGGAAAACAACAAAGAAGTCAattcacactgtgtgtgtgtgtgtgtgtgtgtgtgtgtgtgtgtgtgtgtgtgtgtgtgtgtgtgtgtgtgtgtgtgtgtgtgtgtgtgtgtgtgtgtgtgtgtgtgtgtgtgtgtgtgtgtgtgtgtgtgtgtgtgtgtgtgacctttaTTTTCAATCGCTGTGCCAGTTTTTTTTCTTGTTCTTTTTTGGATGTAAACAACTTCAGAGTTTCACAACTTCCTCTTCAACTCAACTTCCTCTGCAACTCAACTtcctcttcatctcctctctGCATCTAATTCTAGAATAGGTCCAGTGTTGATGAACTTCTACCatatttatttttgtttacaGATAATCTCAAGACCACTGAAGAAATGTAATATTATTGTTAAGAATTTTTTAAAGGTAAATGTAATACTTTTACAGAATTATTGATTGAATGCTTTGGTTTGTTGAATTAATCATGAGTATTGTATTGTTATGTCAAGTCATGTCATGTTGTGTCAAGTCATTGAGACACTATAGAATTCCTAATAGTTTTCTGTGTAGGGACCCTCTCGGATTACCACCTTGGAAACAAGCCAGTCTCCATCTCTGGATGAGTGTAAAGTCATAATCAGAGAACTGGCCACAGAGCTACATCGGATATCAAAGGTAGGCCTGGTTAACATCTGAACAGGATAACTCTGTGTGCTACTCAACAGCATTACATGTTCAGAAATAGAAGAGCAGTAGGGATAGAACCGTCCCGATACGGTATAACAAACATTTGCATTGCAACATCTGATCGCCATGGAACATTTGAATAAATGCATAGCAAAAAAAAAATAGGGAGATAAGAATAAAGAGTTTGACATTGTAAAAGGACACATGCAAATTGCATGTGCTGCATACCCTGCCATTCAAAAccgataaagagagaggagggtcgAGGAGAACACGTAGGCGTTTTCCCTTCAACCTTTCAGTTGTATATGTGTTTTCTATCTCCACAGTATCAAGATAACTTCACCTCCAGCCACGAGGATGGCTACAGCCTGGCAGAGTGTCAACAGTTCATCCTACAATGGGCGGAGGAGTTGAGCATCTTACCGAAGGTACTGTTGAGAACAACCACCAAAAAAAAACAGCAACATTAATGCAATGCTCCTGTAATGATTGTGTACGAGTGACAAACATCTGTTTTTAAAGATATCCGTGGGGCAAAGCAGGAGCTCACCAAAGGCCCTGCGTACCTGCTGGGAGGACTATGAGGTAGAGGAGAGAACATCTCCAAAAGAGGCTGAGAGAAGACTGGCAGAAGCTCAGCACATCGTCTCAGAATGGGCTGCAGGACTGCAATCACGAAAACAGGTCTCACAACTAACAACAACTATTTTTAAACAACCTGTGCTTTATTATGACAAAAAATAAAAGCATTTCAACTTTTTAAGGTTAGTAAATTCTCACATATCATTTCTGTGTCTCTGTAGGACTCAGTGTGTCCAGGAGAGGATGTGTGTTCAGTCCTGCAGGACCTGGAGGGACAGTGGAAGAGAGGGAAGCTACCCAACATGCTCCCTGTCATGGACTTCCTCATCTGGACTGTGTTACAGGAACAGCCTCAAGAGGTGTGGCATGATAGTAACCTAGTAGGATaggtttttttttttctcttaatTTATGATGTTGGAATATATTTCTGAGTGATTAGTAGGATAATTCCTCATTAATCATCGGTCACTTTGTCGTACAGGGCTCCATCCCAGAGCTGTGGCTCAAATCCAAGCAGAGGTTCAAACATTCAGGTACATCTCATTTTCAACATGAGCTAAGATAACATGAGTATTACATTGACTGTAGGCCTACACAATACTTTCAGTATATCATTTGACCTGCACGAAACCTGTTTTTTTTCAGTCCTCAAACACTTTTTAAATCTGCACGAAACCAATTTTATCATTTCTCAAACACTTTCTGTTTGATTAAGCAAATGCCTGCATGAATTGACATTTCTTCAAAATGCTTTCATGTTGTCCTCAGCCTTCACCACAGTGATTCCTGAACCAGGTAAGCAGTAGGATTAAAAATAAATTCAGTTGAATTCACTTTTTTCAAATTACTTTTCGGTTGTAAACTCATCAGGTTTTCAAACGTTGTTTTATTTCAGTATGGGACTGGATAAGCAAAGCATCAGGTAAATTAAACTACTAAAccattatgatttttcaacatgacaatggcAGTCTTAATTCAGAATTGTttttaatatttttgttttattcacAAAGAAAAAATTACATTATGTAAATTAATAATCctgtaaaaaaatttttttttaacttacaGTTGACATTCTCTTGGACCCTAAATCAGCCAATCCAGATTTCATAGTGTCCAACAATCAGAAACGTGTGAGAGTGGGAAAAATAATAGAGAGTAAAAATGATCCTAGAGACGGATACGGTCACTACCGCGCATCTCACAAGTATGATGGGTGGTGGTGTGCACTGGGAACGCAGGGCTTTACCAAGGGTAGGCATTACTGGGAGGTGGGGGTGGAAGGAAAGACAGACTGGAGGATAGGGATAACCAGGGAGTCTGCACCAAGAAGAGGCTTCGTTGAACTGAACACGTCAACAGGTTACTGGACACTTCGGATGCAGGTCAATGGGCTGAAGGCTCTAACGGTTCCGGCTGTCGATATCAAGATTCCAGAACATCTCAAGAAGATCGGGGTCTACCTTGACATTGAGGAGGGGCAGCTCTCCTTTTATGATGTTGTAGCACGCAGTCATATCTACACCTTCAATGACACGTTTTCTGAACAGGTTTATCCAGTCTTTGGcacagtagagacagacagagaccttaTCATACTGTAGTACACAGCTAAATGGAAAAGAAAAGTCACAGAAGTTATTGAGGATGTCTCATGACTAAGAACCACACTAGACCACAGGCCTTCATTTAGTCTAAGTGATGACATTACCCTATTTTTAACAGGGACATTTGGGGAAATTACTCCGCCCACTTGCTTTACGACGGTACCAATTATGCCAAAAAACACAGCTAATTCCATACACGGTGTATACAATATTTAGTAACTTTGTTCTGAACATGTTCTCTTCCGTCCCCAAGCACAACAGTAATCCATAATGGTGACCATGTCCTATCCTTACTCCAGTTATACTGTAGCAATTTGATTTCTATCTTTCTTTTTTTATGACTTGGGAAAAGCTTTACTTTGTGAATTTATTGATAAGGTGACATTAGATGTTTACTATGATTTCATCAGTTGAGGTTAGCtacaaaaataatatttattttttcatACTTCCTCAATGAGTTTGTACAGGACTGACGACGCTATAGAGGCTAAAatctgtttctttttttgttttgcaCTTAGCACTTTGCACTTTCTGTTATTCTTTCAGGTATGGATTGAACGGAGTATATTTTAGTATCTTGGCTTCCTTGGtttgatattttatttcagctcatgaaacatgggaccaacatgttgcctttatattgttGTTCAAACAGACCATTTGAAGAATTAAATTCAAGACAATTCATGAGGACGTTTATATAGGCACAGATGATGTCCAAACCAATCAGATGTATTTGTCTCTCATCATCAGTCAGTCTCACCTTTCTCTCACCAGCCAGCTTGTTTATGATTTAAGACTGTGTTTATGAGGTAGGACCGTGTTTATGAGGTAGTACCGTTGTTAcgggatttttatgaataatgactaaaatatgtatacatttgacttagaattataactaaacagaatactactatattactgtatggatgaatgaatcttattataatcataatgctgaatataatgtgttccttgttagaaagaatggagttatcttcagacaggctggaatgatgtgttccttacaggaaattctgtctctacccagggaggggtgagaccttgggttggttgcagattgtttaacaggtggcagacagtaatgtgAGAACGCTAACTGtactgccattgtatccgagaggaggaaggacattttaaaacctatgacgtcagttttattatataacctgatgtaaattgtactatgaggagtactctcgagaataaacactattgattaattgattttaagactggtttctgtccattttatgctaataggtatcttacaaattcttatgaatgggcagagtgttttaattgaattggttgataaacatatAGGAATTAAATTCCTTTAACAACCGTGTATATGAGGTAGGtgtaacgatcttcgttgggagaaagagagggggaccaaagcgcagcgtcgtaagtgttcatgctgaatatttaatggaacaaaactgaacactgaaaaacaaaacaataaagtgaacgaactaaaccgaaacagttccgtgtggaacacacggacacggaagacaaccacccacaaaacacaacagaaaacaggctccctaaatatggttcccaatcagagacaatgacttaacacctgcctctgattgagaaccatatcagaccaaatgaaaaacccaacatagaaacacaaacatagataacccacccaactcacgccctgaccatactaaaacaaagaaaatacaaaagaactaaggtcagaacgtgacagtaggcCGGTGTATATGAGGCTGGACCGTGTTGATGAGGCAGGACCGTGTTGATGAGGCTGGACCGTGTTGATGAGGCAGGACCGTGTTGATGAGGCTGGACCGTGTTGATGAGGCTGGACCGTGTTGATGAGGCTGGACCGTGTTGATGAGGCTGGACCGTGTTGATGAGGCTGGACCGTGTTGATGAGGCTGGACCGTGTTGATGAGGCTGGACCGTGTTAATGAGGCTGGACCGGGTTGATGAGGCAGGACCGTGTTGATGAGGTTAAACCGTGTTGATGAGGTAGCCTGACCATCTGCCACCACTACGACTTGCTGTTTCAGTCCCATTGATGGTCTCTGGGAGCACAAAGCTCAACGTTTTgtcaggcaagctgtcttcaccagggtataatcacaaacactgcagTCGTtttatagtgtcaaaagacacacacacacagatgtctgtaatcatggccaagtatggcctaatatcattggttaattctcaaatattaaaataaaatacaaagaacatacaaaaaacaaatggatagcatacgatcatagattaaATTTAGACTACATAAGcctacaaacaattacaatggcaaagtcacaataatcacaagactggcttcagatcaaagtctacgttgagactgaagggagcaagggtctttaaattaaagatccaggcagcctctcgttttaacaatacattgtcgaggtcaccccctctcctggGGAGGGTTACaagttcgatgccaatataacgcagagacgaaatcgagtggtttcttccaaaaagtgggccacAACTGGGTAAGTCGAGATTTtacacctaatggtgctacgatgctctgagataagtacttttaattcacgctttgttttacccacataattttccccacaaggacaagttataagataaataactgccttagtggagcacgtaataacacctttgattgggatctgtttccctgtttgtgggtgtttgaaggatctgcatttataagtgccattgcattgagcacagccattacacttgtaatttccatccagtaggggcgcaaatagacgttgttcaggaatatcttggggtggtaaaccagagtttaccaaatggtctctgagatttctgccccgcgagaataggaccaagggaaggtccgaaaacacacacaactgtcagccctcaacaaactgttacgatcagtaggtttcctgtaaagatcagtgtatagaacattatcttcacacaagaTCAGAAGATCAAGAAAACTGATTTGACGTGTATCAGATTGCATCGTAAATCTCAGATGTTCAGAACAGGAGTTAAGAAAAGCATGGAACGCctggagctgttttgcatcacccctccatagaacaaacatatcatcaatataccgttcccaaataatgatgttaggcaagaaaacatttttgagagggttgaaaatagactgtttctccatgtaacccacatACAAATTAGCATAGTTAGGAGCCTTGGGGGATCCCATATcagtacccttcgtctgaataaagaaatcatttagaaacatgtgtgagtactatttcagccaatgttATAATGCATGCACTGGAAGGTAGTTCATCAGGGTCACGTTAcagaagaaaatgttccatagctCCAATACCGCCCTCGTGTGGAATATTGGTGTATAACGACTCAACATCAAATGTAACTAACAAGGTATTATCAGGGAGAGGATCAAGAGATTCAATGATAGAGATTATagtgctggtgtcctttacaaaggaggggagctgttctgagaccatactgctggtgtcctttaggaggggagctgttctgagaccatactgctggtgtcctttaggaggggagctgttctgagatcatactgcaggtgtcctttacaaaggagggg
Encoded here:
- the LOC120058548 gene encoding E3 ubiquitin-protein ligase TRIM7-like isoform X1, producing the protein MKNWTAETLKDSQSFGSFGKSGGKETHPYDCCSQPFGKPNLSLYQIISRPLKKCNIIVKNFLKGPSRITTLETSQSPSLDECKVIIRELATELHRISKYQDNFTSSHEDGYSLAECQQFILQWAEELSILPKISVGQSRSSPKALRTCWEDYEVEERTSPKEAERRLAEAQHIVSEWAAGLQSRKQDSVCPGEDVCSVLQDLEGQWKRGKLPNMLPVMDFLIWTVLQEQPQEGSIPELWLKSKQRFKHSAFTTVIPEPVWDWISKASVDILLDPKSANPDFIVSNNQKRVRVGKIIESKNDPRDGYGHYRASHKYDGWWCALGTQGFTKGRHYWEVGVEGKTDWRIGITRESAPRRGFVELNTSTGYWTLRMQVNGLKALTVPAVDIKIPEHLKKIGVYLDIEEGQLSFYDVVARSHIYTFNDTFSEQVYPVFGTVETDRDLIIL
- the LOC120058548 gene encoding E3 ubiquitin-protein ligase TRIM7-like isoform X2, with the protein product MKNWTAETLKDSQSFGSFGKSGGKETHPYDCCSQPFGKPNLSLYQGPSRITTLETSQSPSLDECKVIIRELATELHRISKYQDNFTSSHEDGYSLAECQQFILQWAEELSILPKISVGQSRSSPKALRTCWEDYEVEERTSPKEAERRLAEAQHIVSEWAAGLQSRKQDSVCPGEDVCSVLQDLEGQWKRGKLPNMLPVMDFLIWTVLQEQPQEGSIPELWLKSKQRFKHSAFTTVIPEPVWDWISKASVDILLDPKSANPDFIVSNNQKRVRVGKIIESKNDPRDGYGHYRASHKYDGWWCALGTQGFTKGRHYWEVGVEGKTDWRIGITRESAPRRGFVELNTSTGYWTLRMQVNGLKALTVPAVDIKIPEHLKKIGVYLDIEEGQLSFYDVVARSHIYTFNDTFSEQVYPVFGTVETDRDLIIL